The following are from one region of the Salvelinus fontinalis isolate EN_2023a chromosome 5, ASM2944872v1, whole genome shotgun sequence genome:
- the LOC129856011 gene encoding D(1) dopamine receptor-like — translation MHNASHRLAENESEPHLPDPHTDLPATRALIGCVLALLILWTLLGNFTVCAAVLRYRHLRAKVTNIFIVSLALSDLLVALLVMPWKAAAEVAGFWPFGAFCDTWVASDIMCSTASILNLCMISVDRYWAISSPFRYERRMNRRVAFVMVGVTWTVSVVISFVPVQLHWHRAAITGNSGSGDEFTRDVTGFNVSGVYQLHRAAEANGWDCDSSLSRTYAISSSLISFYIPVAIMVVTYTRIYRIAQVQIRRISSLERAAEHAQNCRSDAHVDVDADGHVHAFHRRHHPPLRSKHRCSIFLQTTNSPKRHHHPDLPPPHRSLRYSIRKETKVLKTLSVIMGVFVFCWSPFFILNCAMPFCPGPGTASRTVSDPSSQSSHLYCVSETTFDVFVWFGWSNSSLNPVIYAFNTEFREAFLRLLGCRGDNGCFGGWTTSVTRAESFVLASNEAAGAVTEKKNSLHTMEMGVAYDTSCGAGRGSVTSGVIRDPVRGRVLPAPLTDRRGAVEEPVCDCEVDPVRGRGDSGAGLSRTPPSTLTNCRGTITQSEAVCDCPMEDCKIDVMDRGQRTQMIPSQTF, via the exons ATGCATAACGCCAGCCACCGCCTGGCAGAGAACGAGAGCGAGCCTCATCTGCCCGACCCACACACGGATTTACCCGCCACTCGTGCACTCATCGGCTGCGTCCTCGCACTGCTCATCCTCTGGACGTTACTGGGCAACTTCACGGTGTGCGCGGCGGTTCTCCGTTACCGGCACCTGCGCGCCAAAGTCACCAACATCTTCATCGTGTCTCTGGCGCTGTCGGACCTCCTCGTGGCGCTGCTCGTGATGCCGTGGAAG gcgGCAGCAGAGGTGGCGGGGTTCTGGCCCTTTGGTGCGTTCTGTGACACCTGGGTGGCGAGTGACATCATGTGTTCCACGGCGTCCATCTTGAATCTGTGCATGATCAGTGTGGACCGCTACTGGGCGATATCCAGCCCGTTCCGTTACGAGCGGAGAATGAACCGCCGCGTGGCCTTCGTCATGGTCGGCGTGACCTGGACGGTCTCCGTGGTGATATCATTTGTGCCCGTTCAACTCCACTGGCACCGGGCTGCGATTACCGGAAATAGCGGAAGCGGTGACGAATTTACCCGGGACGTTACCGGATTTAACGTCAGCGGGGTATATCAACTCCACAGGGCGGCGGAGGCGAACGGCTGGGACTGTGACTCAAGTCTGAGTCGGACCTACGCCATCTCCTCCTCGTTGATCAGTTTCTACATCCCCGTGGCGATCATGGTGGTCACCTACACACGTATCTACCGGATCGCCCAGGTCCAGATACGCAGGATATCCTCTCTGGAGCGAGCCGCAGAACACGCGCAGAACTGCCGCTCGGACGCGCACGTGGATGTGGATGCAGATGGGCACGTGCACGCTTTCCACCGCCGTCATCATCCTCCTCTTCGTTCTAAACACCGCTGCTCCATCTTTCTCCAAACTACCAATTCCCCAAAACGTCATCATCACCCTGATCTTCCTCCCCCACACCGGTCCCTGAGGTACTCCATTAGGAAGGAAACCAAGGTTCTGAAGACTCTGTCTGTCATCATGGGGGTGTTCGTATTCTGCTGGTCCCCCTTCTTCATCCTCAACTGTGCCATGCCCTTTTGCCCAG GTCCAGGTACAGCCTCCAGAACTGTGTCAGACCCCTCCTCCCAATCCTCCCACCTGTACTGTGTCAGTGAAACCACCTTCGACGTCTTCGTTTGGTTCGGTTGGAGCAACTCTTCCTTAAACCCCGTTATCTACGCCTTCAACACTGAGTTCCGCGAGGCGTTCCTCCGCTTGCTGGGTTGCCGTGGAGACAACGGGTGCTTCGGCGGCTGGACGACGAGCGTCACGCGCGCGGAGAGCTTTGTCTTGGCGAGCAACGAGGCCGCCGGCGCCGTGACGGAGAAGAAGAACTCGCTCCACACAATGGAGATGGGCGTGGCTTACGATACCAGCTGTGGCGCCGGTAGAGGTAGCGTCACATCTGGTGTAATCCGCGACCCGGTTAGGGGGAGGGTGCTACCGGCACCGTTAACGGACCGTAGAGGAGCTGTAGAGGAGCCGGTGTGTGACTGTGAGGTGGATCCGGTTAGAGGAAGAGGGGACAGCGGGGCAGGTCTCTCTCGGACGCCACCGTCAACGTTAACGAACTGTAGAGGGACGATAACGCAATCAGAGGCGGTGTGCGACTGTCCCATGGAGGATTGTAAAATAGACGTAATGGACAGGGGACAACGGACTCAGATGATTCCCTCACAAACTTTCTAA